The Patescibacteria group bacterium region CGGGCTTTAGGAGCAGGAGAGATTAGTCTGATCAGCCAAGCCAGACTGCCTTTCTATCCTTCGCCGCCGCTTAGTCCCTATGTTCCGGCAGTGCTGACTAATTTCTATAGTTTTGATGAAAATTTGGGTGACACGGCTCATGACGCGGTCGGCACTAACCATCTGTCTCTGGCCCATAATTTTTGGTATAGCAATGGCAAAGTCGGAGGCTATATCTTCCAAGACCAGAGGCAAACGCTTATCACTTCGCCTTTGGCAGATATCACTGGTTCGGATTTATCTTTAACTTTCTGGTGGCGCAATCGCTCGCACCCCAACGAGGGCAGGGTGAAGCTAGCTCTTAACCATGATGATAAGGCGATGTTCGGGATAGTGGCCGGTTATTATCGTCCTGCTTATATATTTAATGGAGAATACGGAATCATTAGCGAAGGCGAAGATAAGACTATTCCCTATGACGATAATTGGCATCACTTAGCTTTAACTTATAGCGCCCGTGATTACGCTTTGAATTTCTATGTCGATGGCCGCCTCAAATTTTCCCGCCCTTATATCTGGATTGCTCCGGGTGAGGAAATCAATAAATTGGAGATAGTTTTAGAAAACTATGAGGTCGATCTGGATGAGTTGGGCGTTTGGCGGGGAACCTTGAGCGCGGAGGAAGTGAAGAATATCTTTGAATCAGAGTAAACTTTATAAAGCTTAGCCATATTGACAAGTCTTATAAAGTTTGCCATAATGTCATTGTTGTGGTATTTATATGAATTTACGAGAAAAATTACAAATTATCCAAAATATTTCCAGTCTCACCCAGACAGCTTTAGCCGCCAGGTTAGAGGTTTCTTTTGCCACCTTCAATAGCTGGTGGACAGGGAAATCCCAACCGCGCCCCAAAAAGCTAGAACTGATAGACGGCCTGTATCGGGAGTTAAGCGGACAGAAGCTGATTCCCGACGATGTTTTAGTAGCCAAAAAGATGCTGGTTGCTAAGGAAGCGAAAAAATATCCTGATATCTTAAAATTAATCAGTGATAATCCGGATATCTATGACCAATTCCTTTTATCCTTGACCTATCACTCTAACAAGATCGAAGGTTCGACCCTTTCCGAAGATGAAACGGCCGATATCTTATTCAATAACCAGGCTCTCTCCAATAAAAGCCTGATCGAGCATCTGGAAGTAAAGAATCACCAGGCGGCCCTGAATTATCTTTTCACTTATCTGAAATCTAAAGTCAGGATCAGCGAGGAGTTGATCTTGAAATTGCACTCTATCTTGCTTAACGGCATCAGGGATGACGCCGGCTGTTTCCGCCAGCATGCCGTTCGGATCGTCGGCTCTTATGTGCCGACAGCCAATTATTTGAAAGTACCGGAATTGATAAAAGCTTTAGTCAAAGACATCAATGAAGCAGATAAAGATATTATCGCGACCACTAGCCGTATCCATGCCGAGTTTGAGAAGGTCCACCCCTTCGCTGATGGCAACGGACGGATTGGGCGCTTGATTATGGCGGCCCAGCTGGTTAGAGCTAATTTGCCGCCAGCCGTCATTGAGCAGGGGGTAAAGAGGCGATATTACAGCTCTTTGAACCGAGCACAGTTAAAGGGTGAATATCCGCCCCTGGAAGATTTTATTTGCGAGGCTGTCTTAAAAGGTTGCAAGATCGTAGATCGGAAATAAAAGTTTTGCTGTATCTATTGAAAAAGCCTGGACTTGTTAGTTCAGGCTTTTGTTTCTTATTCGGCGATCTGGCCGATGACATCTTCTTTGATTTTCCAATCGAAGGGAAGGGTAAGGCTATAGGAATTCGGGCTGGTCATTAAGTTGCCGTTCCCGAAATGATAGTAGTCCGTCTGGAGGCCGGGCTCTTCAATGTCCTGGTAGACGACTTCAACGCAAAGGAGAAAATGCCGCGCGTAGACGGTTTGCCAGTCGCGCTGGCCGCTAAGCATGCTTATCTTAAACCGTTGGCAACCGCCGCTGCGCCACAGGGCAACCTTCTTGACGCTGAGGACATGTTTATCGATGTAGTAATCCTCGTAGGTTTCATTCAGGATTTTTAAGATATCCTGGCTGGTCTTATGATGGAAGCCTTTGAATCCGCCGGGGATAAGCGCCGGGGCTCGATCCGGGTTGAAGTGATAGTAGATGATGAGCCACTTAGCCGTCCGGTAGATTTGGTATAAGGCGAGGACCGCCATGATCATAATGATCTTGAATTCTAATTTCTGTCCGATAGGCGTCGAAGAGTTGTCCGCTTCGCTGACCCGCCATATGAAAATGACGGCCAAGGCTAATAAAGCTAGGGCAGTGATCTGCATGGCTAGCTTCAGCCAGTGTTTGTTTCTTTCTTTCATGGATAAGGATTTGGTTTATAATGATTTTAAAAAGAGCGATTTTTAGTATCTGTCTATCTTATAATATTTATCTTTATTTGTCAATTATGTATTTATATATCTAATATTAGCTAATATTTATGAGTTACCAGCCTATTTTTCTGGTTCTTATTTTGCTTTTTATTCCTATAAATTTGGCTAATTCAGCGGGTCGGCCCTTGATTTTTTCGGCTTTTCCTTGTACTATGAAAACGTTATTAGGGCAGGCAGGTGGTCGCTCTGTTTTTTCAAACAGGGAGGAAAGTCCGGACTTCGTAACGGTAGTGGGTAACACCCACCGGGAGTAATCCTAGGGCCAGTGCCACAGAGACAATACTAGCCTTCCTTCGGGCAGGCGAAAGGTGAAAAGTTACCGAGGCGCAAGCTATCGGTTTCGGCCGGCGGTGACGCCGTGTCCGCGGTAAACCCTACCGGAAGCAAGAGCAAACTGGGATTCGTCCCAAGACAAGTGGCTCGCTTGACCGGCCCAGTGATGGGTCGGCTAGATAAATGACCATCCAACGACAGAATCCGGCTTATCGCTTGCCCTGGTAACCAGTTATCAATTAATTAATATATGAAAAAAATTGAATTGTTTTTTTCCTTTCTCTTCATCCCCGTTGATCTTATCATGATCATATTGGGCGGGCTTTCTGCCTACTATCTGCGTTTTTCTAATTTTTCTACCGGCATCCGTCCGGTTATCTTCGATTTGCCTTTAGCAGAGTATTTTCCTTCTTTGTTGGTTATCGCTTTCATTTGGACTCTAGTCTTTATCTTTTCCGGTTTGTACCGGATCAAGAGCGCGCGCAAGCTCGCTCAAGAGCTGGCCAGGATATTCATGGCCGTCTCTACTGGTTTAGCCCTAGTGGCGATTTTGATATTCTTCCGCCGCGAATTATTTGATTCTCGTTTTATAGTGTTAGCGACCTGGTTCTTTACGATCATCTATGTCAGCTTGGCCCATATCTTTATCCGCTGGTTGCAGCGCAAGCTCTTCGCTTTAGGGGTCGGAGTCCATAAGGTGGTAATTGTCGGCAATTCCAAGACGGCTGACAACCTTATCTCGGAGTTCTCCAGCAATAAGCGGGCGGGCTATGAAGTGGTGAAAAGGGTACGCGATTTTTCTTTGGAGACCGCCCAAGAATTAGCTGAGTTCATCAAGACTAAAGAAGTCGATGAGATTATCCAAAGCGATCCCAACCTGACTAAGGTGGAAACCCTGCGTTTATATGACTTCGCGACCGATAATCATATTATTTTTAAATATGTCGCTGATCTATTGGAGGTGAAAGTACTGCGCACCGAAGTGGCCGAAGTTTTTGGCGTACCGATTGTCGAGGTTAAGAGGACGACGCTCGATGGTTGGGGTCATATTTCTAAGCGTTTCATGGATCTTATCTTGTCTGGACTTTTAATCATTATCTTTTCCCCGATATTGCTATTGATTGCTTTAGCAATCAAAGTTTCTTCACGCGGCCCGGTTTTTTTCTCCCGGCGCGATGACGGTTCTTATCTGACCCGGATCGGAGCCGGCGGGGTGCCTTTTAAATATTTTAAGTTCCGTTCCATGATTCCTAACTCGGATAGCATGCGCTATAATGAGCTAGCAGACAGGAATATCCGAACTGACGGTCCGATGGTTAAGATAAAAGACGATCCCCGGGTGACTAAGATCGGCCGTTTTATCCGGCGCTGGAGCTTGGATGAACTGCCGGAATTATTCTTAGTCTTTATCGGCCGCATGAGCTTGGTCGGTCCTCGTCCTCATTTGCCGGAAGAAGTAGCTAAATATGAGAATAACCACAAGAAGACTTTGACGATCAAGCCCGGCATTACCGGCTTGGCCCAGATTTCTGGCCGCAGCGACCTCTTGTTTGAAGAAGAAGTCAAATTAGATGTCTATTATATTGAAAATTGGAGCTTGATGCTCGATATCTCTATTCTCCTAAAGACGCCTTTAGCTGTCTTGAAAAGACGCCAGGCGGAATAAATAATCTATGCGAACTGCCTTGATCCATGACCATTTAGCCCAGGCCGGCGGCGCTGAAAAAGTGTTGCAGGTTTTTGCCGAGATGTTTCCCGCCGCCCCGATCTTCACCCTGCTTTATGAGAAGGATAATGTGGATAAGAATTTTTCTGGGCGGCAAATAGAAACATCGGTTATCCAAAAACTTCCGGGCGGAGTCAAGCATTACCAATGGTATTTATATTTCATGCCGATGGCGGTGGAATTTTTTGATCTCCGCTCCTATGACCTGGTCATTTCCGATACTAGCTCTTTTGCTAAGGGGGTAGTGACCATGCCTGATACTTTGCATATCTGCTATTGCCATACGCCTACCCGCTACCTGTGGAGTGATACCCATCAGTATATCAATGAATTGAAATACGGCAGATGGCTGAAGAAGATCATCTCTTTAGTTTTAAATAGTCTGCGGATCTGGGATTATAATGCGGCGCAACGGGTGGATTTATTTATTGCCAATTCTAAAACCGTCCAAGCGCGGATCAAGAAGTATTATCGCCGCGACAGCGTAGTCATCTATCCTCCGGTCGAGACTGATAAGTTCTATATTTCTGACTTAAGCCAGCAAACTACAGGCGAAAAGTATTTTTTGATCGGCTGTCGCTTGGCGCCTTATAAGCGGGTGGATATCGTTATTGAAGCTTTTAAGAAACTAGGCCCGGACTATCGCCTGAAGATTTTCGGCGATGGCGTCGATATGAAGCGTTTGAAAAAGATTGCCGGCGAAGCGGCTAATATTGAATTTCTCGGCCGGGTCAACGAGACGGATAAGGCCAAGCTCTATAGCCAGGCCCAAGCTTTCATTAACCCTCAAGAAGAAGATTTCGGCATCACGCCGGTAGAATCGATGGCCTCCGGCCGGCCAGTTATCGCCTATCAGAAGGGCGGGGCGACAGAAACCATCATCGAAGGGAAGACCGGTTTATTCTTCCAGGAACAAAGCGCTACTGATATCATTAAAAACATCCAAGCCTTTTCCGGCTATAATTGGGATAGCCAGGCAATCAGGGAGCATGCTCAACAGTTCTCCGTAGCTAATTTTAAGGAGCAGATAAATAATTTTATTGCCAGTCACAAGACGAATGCTTAAAGCTAAGAAAAAGATAAAAGTCTTAGTCGCTATGTCCGGCGGAGTCGACTCCTCGGTGGCGGCGCAGTTATTAAAAAACCAGGGCTATCAGGTCACCGGTATTTTTTTAAATTTCTGGAAGGAACAGGGGATGAGTGGGGACAATAAGTGTTGTTCTTTAGAAGCCTTGCTTGATGCCCGGGCGGTCGCTCAGAAAATCGGGATCGAATTATTCACTTTTGATTTTAAAGACCGCTTCAAGCTGAAGGTGGTTGATAATTTCCTGTCTGAATATCAAAAAGGCCGGACGCCTAATCCCTGCGTAATCTGTAATCGTGAGGTGAAGATTGGCGGTTTGCTAAAATATGCCAGAGGCTTGGGCTTTGATTACGTGGCTACCGGGCATTATTTAAGACTTAAAAAAGTCGGTCGGACTTATCGCTTATATAAAGCTAAGGATAAGAATAAGGACCAATCTTATTTCCTATATACTTTTAATCAGGAGCAATTAGCCCATTTGCTTTTTCCCTTAGGAAACTATAATAAGCCGCGGGTCAGGGAACTGGCGAAGAAATATGCTTTGCCGACAGCGGAGAAGAAAGAGAGCCAAGAAATCTGCTTTATTCCCGGCAAGCATCATAATGATTTCTTAAAAAGGCATTTAAGATTGGCGCCGGGTGAGATTAAAATTTTAGGTACTGATAAAGTTATCGGTCAACACGAAGGCCTGGCTCTATATACCATCGGCCAGCGCCGTGGCTTGATTGGCGGCACCGGGCCATATTACGCCGCTAAGTTTGATGTTAAGACCAACACTTTGTATGTAGTTAAGGATTTTAACGACCCTGTCATCTATGGGGACAGCTTAAAGGCCAAGAATGTTAATTGGTTAGGCCGGCCGAAATTTCCTCTAAATTGTGAGGCCGTTATTCGCTATCGCCATCCAGCGGTCAAATGCCAAGTGCGCTTAGTGGGCAAGGATTATCTGGTTAGTTTCAAGAAACCCCAACGAGCCGTAACTCCTGGCCAGAGCATCGTGTTCTATCAGGGGCTAGAGGTTTTAGGGGGAGGGATAATCTGCTAGGCTTGACTTATGGTTTGACTTAAGGTAAACTTAAGTTAAACTACATAATCATTGAAAATATATGGAAAACTTAGTGGCTTTAAAAGATTTACGTCTTAATATGGATACTTATATTCGCAAATTAAATACGGGCCAATCTTTTATAGTTTTAAAGAAAAATAAACCGATTTTTAAATTAGAACCGGTTAATGAAGGTTATTGGGAAGAAGTGATTGATTTTACTAAGATTAGAAAAGGCGGTGTTAGTATAGACGAAATTCTCAAGAGACTTTAATATGGATAAGATTGCCAAGGTTTTAAATAAGCTTATTGATAATGAGAGAAAATCTTTAGAAATTGTCTTATTAAAAATAAAAAATAATTCCTTGGTCGGCTTAGATGTTAAAAAGTTAAAGGGTAGAGAAGATATTTTTAGAGTTCGTAAGGGAAAAATAAGGGTAATTTTTCAGGAGAACTATGACGGTATAGTTAAGATTATTTCTGTGGAACGCCGTTCCGATAAAACATACAAGAATTTTTAGTTTTGAGTATAAATACAGCCAAGAATATGGCTGTATTTTTATTTTATGCTATAATATTTTTTTAAACTAATTTTTTAAGCCTATGCCCGCTTCTTTGCCCGATGTTTTTAAACGAATCCAAGACTACAAGAAAGAACAGCGCGACCTGAAAGCCATGTATCGCGATGCGCTCTCAACTAACGCTGAATATCAGAGCGTGAAGGAAGAGCTTGAAGCTTTGAAGTTAAGGAAGAAAAAGATCGAGATGTCCGTTCAGACTGCCTTTAAAGAGGAGTTTGATAAATTAGAAGGTCTAAAGCTTAATATCGCCGGCGATAATCAGTTGATGAGCGACTTAGCTCTGAATCAGATCATGGCGGGGGAGAGC contains the following coding sequences:
- a CDS encoding Fic family protein; translation: MNLREKLQIIQNISSLTQTALAARLEVSFATFNSWWTGKSQPRPKKLELIDGLYRELSGQKLIPDDVLVAKKMLVAKEAKKYPDILKLISDNPDIYDQFLLSLTYHSNKIEGSTLSEDETADILFNNQALSNKSLIEHLEVKNHQAALNYLFTYLKSKVRISEELILKLHSILLNGIRDDAGCFRQHAVRIVGSYVPTANYLKVPELIKALVKDINEADKDIIATTSRIHAEFEKVHPFADGNGRIGRLIMAAQLVRANLPPAVIEQGVKRRYYSSLNRAQLKGEYPPLEDFICEAVLKGCKIVDRK
- a CDS encoding sugar transferase — translated: MKKIELFFSFLFIPVDLIMIILGGLSAYYLRFSNFSTGIRPVIFDLPLAEYFPSLLVIAFIWTLVFIFSGLYRIKSARKLAQELARIFMAVSTGLALVAILIFFRRELFDSRFIVLATWFFTIIYVSLAHIFIRWLQRKLFALGVGVHKVVIVGNSKTADNLISEFSSNKRAGYEVVKRVRDFSLETAQELAEFIKTKEVDEIIQSDPNLTKVETLRLYDFATDNHIIFKYVADLLEVKVLRTEVAEVFGVPIVEVKRTTLDGWGHISKRFMDLILSGLLIIIFSPILLLIALAIKVSSRGPVFFSRRDDGSYLTRIGAGGVPFKYFKFRSMIPNSDSMRYNELADRNIRTDGPMVKIKDDPRVTKIGRFIRRWSLDELPELFLVFIGRMSLVGPRPHLPEEVAKYENNHKKTLTIKPGITGLAQISGRSDLLFEEEVKLDVYYIENWSLMLDISILLKTPLAVLKRRQAE
- a CDS encoding glycosyltransferase, producing MRTALIHDHLAQAGGAEKVLQVFAEMFPAAPIFTLLYEKDNVDKNFSGRQIETSVIQKLPGGVKHYQWYLYFMPMAVEFFDLRSYDLVISDTSSFAKGVVTMPDTLHICYCHTPTRYLWSDTHQYINELKYGRWLKKIISLVLNSLRIWDYNAAQRVDLFIANSKTVQARIKKYYRRDSVVIYPPVETDKFYISDLSQQTTGEKYFLIGCRLAPYKRVDIVIEAFKKLGPDYRLKIFGDGVDMKRLKKIAGEAANIEFLGRVNETDKAKLYSQAQAFINPQEEDFGITPVESMASGRPVIAYQKGGATETIIEGKTGLFFQEQSATDIIKNIQAFSGYNWDSQAIREHAQQFSVANFKEQINNFIASHKTNA
- the mnmA gene encoding tRNA 2-thiouridine(34) synthase MnmA, whose protein sequence is MLKAKKKIKVLVAMSGGVDSSVAAQLLKNQGYQVTGIFLNFWKEQGMSGDNKCCSLEALLDARAVAQKIGIELFTFDFKDRFKLKVVDNFLSEYQKGRTPNPCVICNREVKIGGLLKYARGLGFDYVATGHYLRLKKVGRTYRLYKAKDKNKDQSYFLYTFNQEQLAHLLFPLGNYNKPRVRELAKKYALPTAEKKESQEICFIPGKHHNDFLKRHLRLAPGEIKILGTDKVIGQHEGLALYTIGQRRGLIGGTGPYYAAKFDVKTNTLYVVKDFNDPVIYGDSLKAKNVNWLGRPKFPLNCEAVIRYRHPAVKCQVRLVGKDYLVSFKKPQRAVTPGQSIVFYQGLEVLGGGIIC